The stretch of DNA ccctcccccattgtattgatgactgtggtccctcccccattgtatagtactgatgactgtggtccctcccccattgtattgatgtctgtggtccctcccccattgtattgtactgatgtctgtggtccctcccccattgtattgtactgatgactgtggtccctcccccattttattgtactgatgtctgtggtccctcccccattgtattgatgtctgtggtcactcccccattgtattgtactgatgtctgtggtccctcccccattgtattgatgactgtggtccctcccccattgtactgatgtctgtggtccctcccccattgtattgatgactgtggtccctcccccattgtattgatgtctgtggtccctcccccattgtattgtactgatgtgtgtggtccctcccccattgtattgtactgatgtctgtggtccctcccccattgtattgatgtctgtggtccctcccccattgtattgtactgatgtgtgtggtCCCTCCCTCATTGTACTGATGACTGTGGTCCCTCCCCAATTGTATTGATgactgtggtccctcccccattgtattgatgtctgtggtccctcccccattgtattgatgtctgtggtccctcccccattgtactgatgactgtggtccctcccccattgtattgtattgatgactgtggtccctcccccattgtattgtactgatgtctgtggtccctcccccattgtattgtactgatgtctgtggtccctcccccattgtattgtactgatgtctgtggtccctcccccattgtattgatgtctgtggtccctcaCCCATtgtactgatgtctgtggtccctcccccattgtattgtattgatgtctgtggtccctcccccattgtattgatctgtggtccctcccccattgtattgtactgatgtctgtggtccctcccccattgtattgatgtctgtggtccctcccccattgtactgatgtctgtggtccctcccccattgtattgtattgatgtctgtggtccctcccccattgtattgatctgtggtccctcccccattgtattgtactgatgtctgtggtccctcccccattgtattgatgtctgtggtccctcccccattgtactgatgtctgtggtccctcccccattgtattgtattgatgtctgtggtccctcccccattgtattgtactgatgtctgtggtccctcccccattgtattaTGTTTTATTGTATGAATAATGTGTTGATGGACACACTCATGTCTTTTGGATATGATGGCCAATGACATAGAAATGTTGAACACACAGGAACTCATAACACAGAAAACAAGTTACTCACCAGTTAGTTTTCAACATTTCTGGGTTGTCTCCCGATGTCCATTTTCGGTCACCATTGTCATAAAGGAATCCTGCGATGTACTGAACGAATTAGTTTAAAAAACTGGCTTGACagttaatgttgctgttgctgtcatatTACTAgaactttttattttgttataaacgattaaaaaaaaaggaaaacacccatacacccacacacacacgtgcgcacacatacacacagatgcacataaacacaaatgTCTTGATAACAGTGGCAGGCGAGTGTCTGGCGATAAGAAATCTGCCATGTTGTGAACTAATTCTAACACCACTTTCATAATGCATGCTTCAGTTCCCGAGCTAgccgttggtgttttttttttttattctcttagAAAATCACCCTTTCTAGCTTTCTGATTGAACCTGCACACCCAGTTCACCTGAAGTGGAATTACTGCAAAGAGCTGGATTTTCTTCAGCTTTTAATCACATATCACTTGCTTAATCAGTGAATAAATAACTTAcaatcctgttaaaaaaaaaaaaaaatcacggtgaAAGGTCCCATAGCCATAAACAGCAACCAGGGCAGTGAcaccatatccactgtgtccagggatgggCATGGGAAAGCAGTgacatcatatccactgtgtctagggctgggcatgggaaagcagtgacatcatatccactgtgtcttgggctgggcatgggaaagcagtgacatcatatccactgtgtctagggctgggcatgggaaagcagtgacatcatatccactgtgtccagggctgggcatgggaaagcagtgacatcatatccactgtgtctagggctgggcatggtAAAGCAGTgacatcatatccactgtgtccagggctgggcatgggaaagCAGCGacattatatccactgtgtccagggctgggcatgggaaagcagtgacatcatatccactgtgtccagggatgggCATGGGAAAGCAGTGacatcatattcactgtgtccagggctgggcatgggaaagcagtgacatcatatccactgtgtccagggctgggcatgggaaagcagtgacatcatatccactgtgtccagggctgggcatgggaaagCAGTGACATCATAtcctctgtgtctagggctgggcatgggaaagCAGTGacatcatacccactgtgtccagggctgggcatgggaaagcagtgacatcatatccactgtgtccagggatgggCATGGAAAAGCAGTgacatcatatccactgtgtctagggctgggcatgggaaagcagtgacatcatatccactgtgtccagggctgggcatgggaaagcggggccaaatcctctccttctgacactttaaccttccccaaccaaactcAGGTTCCCATTGACACCTGGATGCAGTGAGGACAACGggaggaaagtgcctttcccaaggacctaacaccatgctgaaacagggtcaCAAACCACGGttactgctgaacactggacAAGCCCAATACCTGACTGATTCTGCTGAACTTGTCAATAAATACATCTTTCACCTGTCAATAAATACATCTTTTACCTGTCAATAAATAAGCTCCAACCCTGTTTGACCATTGAATGAATAAGGTACAACCTGCTTAAGCAGGAAATGAAAAGACAGTGGTTCTACACTGGAGCCACAGTGGAGTGTGGCAGAGACCAGGGAAAGCTAAACTGGATCTGGATGATTCAGTCACTGACGCAGTACTGGTTATCACAGCAATCAATAATgacaatgaaagaagaaaacaacagaaagtgTTTTCTTTTATAATCAAAGTGAAGTATAACAATTATAGATTTGATTGTGatgtataaattttttttttttaaatctgacacATCTACATTGATTTTTAACAACATTTCAAGAAAGACAAATGGAAGACAGGTTATACAGATTAGCCAGATCCGATTATCCTTTGTTCCATGCCTGTGCCATAAATTACTTGCATAAAGCATAAGTAGGTCAGGACCAAACCATCCGAGACTCAAACAGTGAAAACTGGTTAATTTTTGAATGTACAAATGTAAGTCAGGACCAGACTTTCATAAATTTAGTCGTGTACACTGGTTACATTGATAATGTACAGCATTCACAAAAAAGTGGAGGACCACTTGAGAACTTGCACAGCTTTCTTCTTGGGGTCGTGGTGAAACGATGCTGATTTTTCGGCAAACAGCAGTTCATGCAGCTAATGTAACGAGTACCATTCATAATGCTATAACCAGAGGTAATTTGCTGCTCGTGTACTTCACTTTTCATGCAATGAAAGTTCACAGCTGTCATTTATAGACTGCTGAATAACTGCATATTTTTGGCAGAAGCAACAATTTTTCAAAAGCAATTTTTTCAGGCCATTCatggtgtatgtgtgcctgaaacagctgttACTATATTCACTGAGAGGCCAGTGACAGACCAAACATACCTAGCACAGTTGTTTGTATCATctcttttttaacattttatgaaaacaaacCTGCTTTCGTaacgtggtccttaactttttgtgaaccctgtatgaacTCCAGTGTGGATCAAACCATCACACGTCAAGCTGTATACATGGAAGCAGGCACGCTGGTGGAAAAGCCAATGACCACATCAGGAAACGAGTGACGCACAGTGCTGGTGACGTCACTCTGTTCACACTGACAACCACCACGTGACTGTACGACACGTGTATGATGGTCAGGACACGATCTTTGACACTGTGTGACAcgtccccctctctcatcccgtTCGGCTCCCTTCACCCGTCGCCCAGttcccctccaccaccagctGTTGTGCAGCAACTGGTCGTCCAACAAACTGGCGCCATGCTCGTCTGCTCTCACTTCTCTCCCAGACCACTGTCCCCTGTGGCAGTGAAGACAAGGCCCTGACCCCTCTTCATCTGAACGTGTCCCCTCATCCAACGGAAAGCGATGCAAAGCATctgtgttgtcgtcgttgtcatcttgTGCCAGACCGATTCTTTCTGTGTTAGTGCCTCCAGCAGAAGACTTGACACATCCATGGACGTTGGCATCCAAAGTTTTGTCTGTGGATAGGTTTCTGCAGGTACCAGCCATGTAGCTGTCGGAAACGGCAAAGACGAACTGGACCACATGGGAACGGAGAGTAAGGACGGCCATTAGCTGTGACAGGATGGCATTCAGAATGGTCTCCCTTCCTGCTGTTGTTTGTGCCCCTTCCTCTCTATCGTCTGACGCCGATTTCACTTCTTCACCCGCTGATCTTTCTTCCAACAGTAAGTCATCGTTGCCTGGTGCTGAAACAATGACTGTGACTTCTGCCATAAACCAGTTCTTCTCTAAGTGTGAGTTGGACACCCCACCTTCTTCCAGTTCATCTCCCATTTCATAATTCTGAAAAGCAGTGCTGGTGAGATCGTGAACATGTTTGGGGAGCTTCAGTGcagggatggaaggaggaggaggaggaggtccaaATGACAGCTGCTGCATAACTGCCGGAATCGTGGGCGTCTTGGgcggtgaggtgggggtgagagcaGAGGATGTAAGAGCCAGGCCTATGTTGACTGTCAgcgcacaggacagcacagccaTGCAGTACACTGCTGCACCCAGCaccatcacctgcacacacaggtcAGGATGCATGTATTTCTTTATCAATGCTGCCTGCACCAACACGGTaaaaagtgtggagtgatggcctacaggtaacgtgtctgcctaggaagcaagagaatctgagtgcactggtttgaatcccagcacaggcgccagtattttctccccctcctctagaccttgagtggtggtctggacgttagtcatacagagacgataaaccaaggtcctgtgtgtgaCATGCAAATAGTACgtataaaagaacctatggcaacaaaagggttgtctctggcaaaattctgtaggaaaaatccaccacaataggaaaacaaataatttgcaggcaggaaaaaaaaaaaaaaaagggtggcgctctcagtgtagtgctgtgctctccctggggagagcagcccgaatttcacacaaggaaatctgttgtgacaaaaaaagtaatacaatacaaataatcaTCCCATAGAacctgataaaaacaacaacaaaaaacacagcaggTAAAGAAAAGCAAGCACAAGCACAGTCCTACCCATGCATTTCAAATCTAACATGTGCCTCTAACACTGAACATTCTGTCAATTGTTTGCCAAaggattataaaaaaaacttacctgaacaaaaaacaagatcatatatatataagtcagccacgatcacactgaacagcaacaTTTGAATGCTTCAGTCTTTCCACTGTCCACAAACATGGTTTATATTCACCATCATATAAAAAACAAATCATATATGATACCAaatctgtgtgaatgtgattgaAATCCGTCCTTACAGCATGAAGAAAAAGCAATACAGACTCATCTAGGGAGGTGAAAATAGAGATATCAGAAAAGTGAACTGATCATTTTCCAGTcttaacaaacaaagcaaaatggTGGGCAGGACTGAAAACAGGGCTAGTAGACTCTATTCTGACTGAACGAGTTCATAATCTGGGGCTTGACAACAGCGTACAATCTAATGAAGGCTTCAAGACTGTGAAaggtgtgagagaaaaaaagcagataACAGAGCAGACGAATGGAATAACAGAGCTGAgtcaacaagcagatgaaaacaaGTTGGATTCCGATATGGTTTCTGAAGATGATGTCTCACTACTCAGACAACAACATCCAGGGTTAGAAGAGCCATTCTGCACCACACAAAATGGAGGACTTTTACCTTTCAGGACTATTGGCAGATGTGGCTTATCGAAtgttcaaaataacttttttctttaaattcagggGGTCTATGCTTTATGTACTGCAGCACCCTGTGGGTTACAAAGTTTGGCAGAGTGTCATTTTTCTACTGCATACAATGTCAGCTGCGTGAAGTGTGTCACatatcagtgtgtcagtgtcacctatctgtgtgtccagtgtcacctgtcagtgtcacctgtctgtgtgaaCAGTGTCACCTATCTGTGTGTCcagtgtcacctgtctgtgtgaaCAGTGTCACCCATCTGTGTGTCcaatgtcacctgtctgtgtcacctgtc from Babylonia areolata isolate BAREFJ2019XMU chromosome 18, ASM4173473v1, whole genome shotgun sequence encodes:
- the LOC143293066 gene encoding protein CNPPD1-like, with translation MDQNFRKRLQKTMYSGELESAHSPLVLTELAVEFYQEMTPCETEHLDLETASNISSQETVSPASMVLSMMYARRLKRKWPDRPRKLSSSDLFLISMMMASKYLYDEGVDEEVFNDEWAENAGMDEKELNNMELDFLDALDWELFIRKEDFERAMLSVEKSIAVREGLKRSWFSYTDLCLLLDDTWGDLSLSGAVRDWVKVMVLGAAVYCMAVLSCALTVNIGLALTSSALTPTSPPKTPTIPAVMQQLSFGPPPPPPSIPALKLPKHVHDLTSTAFQNYEMGDELEEGGVSNSHLEKNWFMAEVTVIVSAPGNDDLLLEERSAGEEVKSASDDREEGAQTTAGRETILNAILSQLMAVLTLRSHVVQFVFAVSDSYMAGTCRNLSTDKTLDANVHGCVKSSAGGTNTERIGLAQDDNDDNTDALHRFPLDEGTRSDEEGSGPCLHCHRGQWSGREVRADEHGASLLDDQLLHNSWWWRGTGRRVKGAERDERGGRVTQCQRSCPDHHTRVVQSRGGCQCEQSDVTSTVRHSFPDVVIGFSTSVPASMYTA